A region of Geobacillus sp. 46C-IIa DNA encodes the following proteins:
- a CDS encoding methylated-DNA--[protein]-cysteine S-methyltransferase produces MTIDYAVYRSELFGDIYIASDGDAIVKVELFSEEWRAFASGHPVVEKRSPLLERALVQLDEYFHGRRQSFDLPLQWQGTAFQQDVWAALCRIPYGETATYADIAAQIGRPKAVRAVGQANRANELAIVVPCHRVVGKNGALTGYAGSRIDVKAKLLELERRYK; encoded by the coding sequence ATGACGATTGATTATGCAGTATACCGTTCAGAGCTGTTCGGCGACATTTACATCGCTTCTGACGGCGACGCGATTGTGAAAGTCGAACTGTTTTCGGAAGAATGGCGCGCGTTTGCGAGCGGGCATCCGGTTGTAGAAAAACGGTCGCCGCTTTTGGAACGCGCGCTTGTGCAGTTGGATGAATATTTCCACGGCCGCCGCCAATCATTCGATTTGCCGCTCCAATGGCAAGGCACGGCTTTTCAACAAGACGTGTGGGCGGCGCTTTGCCGCATTCCGTATGGAGAAACGGCGACCTACGCCGACATTGCCGCACAAATCGGCCGTCCGAAAGCGGTGCGCGCCGTCGGACAGGCGAACCGGGCGAATGAACTGGCCATTGTCGTTCCGTGCCATCGCGTGGTCGGCAAAAACGGCGCCTTGACCGGCTATGCCGGAAGCCGCATCGACGTGAAAGCGAAGCTGTTGGAGCTGGAGCGGCGCTATAAATAG
- a CDS encoding sugar ABC transporter substrate-binding protein, with translation MKRFKALSFLFLLFFVVFSILAGCTNEQDAMSAKPANETRTTNNETATDNATAAGSEQAAIPEKLKKPVKIAAIMQMSIGTFSSQYIAGVKEQVQKFGGEVQIYNADNDLTKMASYVETAITQNVDAILLDHGRADALEGPVKKAVAKGIPVVAFDNDLNIPGVTVIDQDDYSLAWKTLKTLAEDLNGEGEIVTIWVGGFTPMERRHVIYDAFKKRYPNIKEVAKFGTASANTALDTQTQMEAILKKYPNKGDIDAVFATWDEFAKGATRAIEQAGRTEIKVYGIDLSDEDLQMIQKPNSPWVATTATDPAEVGRVQVRFAYQKIAGEKTPNIYSLEPHLVKRSDLPDKQVSMSDLSQYIPGWGQSNVAISPWMKTLEAQVNKK, from the coding sequence ATGAAACGATTTAAGGCCTTATCGTTCCTTTTTCTTCTTTTCTTTGTTGTGTTCTCCATCTTAGCCGGCTGCACAAATGAGCAAGATGCCATGAGCGCCAAGCCAGCCAACGAAACGAGGACAACGAACAATGAAACAGCAACCGACAACGCGACAGCCGCAGGCAGCGAACAGGCGGCCATTCCGGAAAAACTGAAAAAACCGGTCAAAATCGCCGCCATCATGCAAATGTCGATCGGCACATTCTCCTCGCAATACATCGCCGGCGTGAAAGAACAAGTGCAAAAGTTCGGCGGCGAAGTGCAAATTTACAACGCCGACAACGATTTGACGAAGATGGCATCATACGTTGAAACGGCCATTACGCAAAACGTCGACGCCATTTTGCTTGACCATGGCCGCGCCGATGCGCTCGAAGGGCCGGTGAAAAAAGCCGTCGCCAAAGGCATCCCGGTTGTGGCGTTTGACAACGATTTGAACATTCCGGGCGTCACCGTCATCGACCAAGACGACTATAGCCTCGCTTGGAAAACGTTAAAGACACTTGCGGAAGACTTAAACGGCGAAGGTGAAATCGTCACGATTTGGGTCGGCGGCTTCACGCCGATGGAGCGACGTCATGTCATTTACGACGCATTTAAAAAGCGCTACCCGAACATAAAAGAAGTCGCCAAGTTCGGCACAGCGAGCGCCAACACCGCGCTGGACACGCAAACGCAAATGGAGGCCATTTTGAAAAAATATCCGAATAAAGGCGACATCGATGCCGTCTTCGCCACATGGGACGAGTTCGCCAAAGGGGCGACGCGCGCCATCGAACAAGCCGGGCGCACGGAAATTAAAGTGTACGGCATCGATTTAAGCGACGAAGACTTGCAAATGATCCAAAAACCGAACAGCCCATGGGTCGCGACGACGGCGACGGATCCGGCGGAAGTCGGCCGCGTTCAAGTTCGCTTCGCCTACCAAAAAATTGCTGGTGAAAAAACGCCGAACATTTACTCGCTCGAGCCGCATTTAGTGAAACGGTCTGACCTGCCGGACAAACAAGTATCGATGAGCGATCTCTCGCAATACATCCCGGGTTGGGGGCAATCGAACGTCGCCATCTCACCGTGGATGAAAACGTTGGAAGCTCAGGTGAACAAAAAATGA
- a CDS encoding ABC transporter permease, which produces MNQPAVSATPSKKTAPSILEFLYKHGTLLAILAVIAYFSVTQDRFFTYENFSDILRSISIVTLVAIGITFSLIVDGFDLSVGSTVSLATIASAAALVLHRQEIFVTLLVPLLLGIAVGLLNSLLIVKFKLPDLLATLATMYAINGVQLTYTKGFSIYNDMPLPDGGTAPGKFIPSFLFIGQGELFGVPFSVLLMLFVVIAAHLFLTYTKPGRLFYLTGENREAARLSGIPVNRYRTYAYIISGFFAALGGIVLASRIGTGQVSAGASFLMDGVAAAYIGFSVFGAGKPNVIGTLFGSILMGVLLNGLTMANVPYYAQDIIKGAILVGALALSHWQKK; this is translated from the coding sequence ATGAATCAGCCGGCCGTTTCCGCGACGCCGTCGAAAAAAACGGCGCCGTCTATTCTTGAGTTTTTGTATAAACATGGGACATTGTTGGCCATTCTGGCCGTGATCGCCTATTTTAGCGTCACGCAAGACCGGTTTTTCACGTATGAAAACTTCAGCGACATTTTGCGCTCGATTTCGATCGTGACGCTCGTGGCGATCGGCATTACGTTTTCGCTGATCGTTGACGGCTTCGATTTATCGGTCGGGTCAACGGTCAGCCTTGCGACGATCGCCAGTGCGGCGGCGCTTGTCTTGCACCGCCAAGAAATCTTCGTCACCTTGCTCGTGCCGCTTTTGCTCGGCATCGCCGTCGGACTGCTCAATTCGCTCTTGATCGTCAAATTCAAATTGCCTGATTTGCTCGCCACCTTAGCGACCATGTATGCCATCAACGGCGTGCAGCTCACGTATACGAAAGGATTTTCGATTTACAACGACATGCCCTTGCCAGACGGCGGCACGGCGCCGGGCAAATTCATTCCTTCCTTTTTATTTATCGGCCAAGGAGAGCTGTTCGGCGTGCCGTTTTCCGTTTTGCTGATGCTGTTCGTCGTCATTGCTGCCCATTTGTTTTTGACATACACCAAACCGGGGCGCCTCTTTTATTTGACGGGGGAAAACCGGGAAGCGGCAAGGCTGTCGGGGATTCCGGTGAACCGTTACCGGACATATGCGTACATCATCAGCGGCTTTTTTGCCGCCCTAGGCGGCATCGTCCTCGCTTCGCGCATTGGCACCGGACAAGTATCAGCTGGGGCCTCATTTTTGATGGACGGCGTCGCTGCCGCCTACATCGGCTTTTCCGTCTTTGGCGCCGGCAAACCGAACGTCATCGGCACGTTGTTCGGCTCGATTTTGATGGGGGTGTTGTTGAACGGCTTGACGATGGCAAACGTCCCGTACTACGCCCAAGACATTATTAAAGGCGCCATTTTAGTCGGCGCCCTCGCCTTGTCGCATTGGCAAAAAAAATAA
- a CDS encoding sugar ABC transporter ATP-binding protein, whose product MNGLAMRGMKKSFGAVRVLDGVDFDVRPGEVHALLGMNGAGKSTLMNMLAGAVPPDAGTITIDGAPCAFSSPREAKQTGIGLVVQEVDTALFPGLPVYENLAADELADVKNRPIRSLRQEKERAAALLRRVGLSIPPTKLVRDCSLHEKQLIVLAKVLSSNARYIILDEPTAALSEAETKRLFAIIHELKQQGVGFIYISHKLKEVQEIADRLTILRDGRVVYQGACSLALEDIVLHMTGTKRRTSAKQARTYGGDIAFAARGITIDKTGTTIDLYAHRGEIVGIAGLVGAGKTELAESLIAHRKTAGEWEIDGRRYVFSSPYEAIEAGLCLIPEERRKQGLFLPESVRANITVRLLSRLARWQWINRAQEAEAANTLVRSLAIHPPSAATAVRHLSGGNQQKVVIGKWLNTNARVFLFDEPTKGIDVHAKQDVFSIIRALADEGKTVLYFSSECHELLEVCDTIYIMVDGRLLARLPAAELTYEQLVYYCSGGEIHESAGRFRDAVEKNGAVYS is encoded by the coding sequence ATGAACGGGTTGGCAATGCGGGGCATGAAAAAATCGTTTGGCGCCGTGCGCGTGCTTGACGGCGTGGACTTCGACGTTCGTCCGGGCGAAGTCCACGCCCTTTTAGGCATGAACGGCGCCGGCAAAAGCACGCTGATGAACATGTTGGCCGGCGCCGTTCCGCCGGACGCCGGCACGATCACGATCGACGGCGCCCCATGCGCGTTTTCGTCGCCGCGTGAAGCCAAGCAGACCGGCATTGGCCTTGTCGTGCAAGAAGTGGACACAGCGCTGTTTCCCGGCCTGCCTGTTTACGAAAACTTGGCGGCTGACGAGCTCGCTGATGTGAAGAACCGGCCGATCCGCTCGCTGCGCCAAGAAAAAGAGCGGGCCGCCGCTCTGCTTCGCCGCGTCGGCCTTTCCATCCCGCCGACAAAGCTCGTGCGCGACTGTTCGCTCCATGAAAAACAGCTCATCGTGCTGGCAAAAGTGTTGTCGTCAAACGCGCGCTACATCATTTTGGACGAACCGACCGCCGCGCTGAGCGAGGCGGAAACGAAACGGCTGTTTGCCATCATTCATGAACTGAAACAGCAAGGCGTCGGCTTTATTTATATTTCACATAAGCTGAAAGAAGTGCAAGAAATCGCTGATCGGCTGACGATTTTGCGCGACGGACGCGTCGTCTATCAAGGCGCCTGCAGCTTGGCGCTTGAAGACATCGTCCTTCATATGACCGGGACGAAGCGAAGAACCTCTGCCAAACAGGCGCGCACGTACGGAGGCGACATCGCCTTTGCCGCTCGCGGAATCACGATTGACAAAACCGGCACAACCATCGACCTATACGCCCATCGCGGGGAAATTGTCGGCATCGCCGGCTTGGTCGGCGCCGGCAAAACGGAGCTTGCTGAAAGCCTCATCGCCCATCGAAAGACGGCGGGCGAATGGGAAATCGATGGCCGGCGCTATGTGTTCTCGTCACCCTATGAAGCCATCGAAGCCGGACTTTGCCTCATTCCCGAAGAACGGCGCAAGCAAGGGCTGTTTTTGCCCGAATCGGTGCGGGCGAACATCACCGTGCGCCTTCTTTCCCGCCTGGCGCGCTGGCAATGGATCAATCGGGCACAAGAAGCGGAGGCCGCCAATACCCTCGTTCGCTCGCTCGCCATCCATCCGCCGTCGGCAGCGACCGCCGTCCGCCATTTGAGCGGCGGCAACCAGCAAAAAGTCGTGATCGGCAAATGGCTGAACACGAACGCGCGCGTCTTTTTGTTTGATGAACCGACGAAAGGGATCGATGTTCACGCGAAACAAGACGTCTTTTCCATCATCCGCGCCCTCGCTGATGAAGGGAAGACCGTGCTGTACTTTTCAAGCGAATGTCATGAGCTGCTCGAGGTTTGCGACACCATCTATATTATGGTCGACGGTCGGCTGCTCGCCCGCCTGCCGGCCGCTGAACTCACGTACGAGCAGCTTGTTTATTATTGCAGCGGAGGTGAGATCCATGAATCAGCCGGCCGTTTCCGCGACGCCGTCGAAAAAAACGGCGCCGTCTATTCTTGA